One stretch of Euphorbia lathyris chromosome 7, ddEupLath1.1, whole genome shotgun sequence DNA includes these proteins:
- the LOC136200582 gene encoding uncharacterized protein, with product MKAHGAVEAAKTVIEVADVAWKAMEFTHHHHPHLNYHHVNHDEHTNHLSVDEELESLRSENQRLKNQLQQNLKLLQNLSESPCLMNDCPPDLYTRLVATVDSENFLARLKALQLASANKTSIEFPFKEATENDVSCAEILVNVSHDEPSWWVWVTEEMVPNNVEERSGIDDENYVVVTEEHVVDGVAFFMAKCILSNPKAQNLTPEALQETLAKALAGMSKWEKALDIWHAGQLFYALATWGLALWGLYRSRAVVKLAAKGVHKTSKAILRAL from the exons ATGAAAGCCCACGGCGCTGTAGAGGCGGCGAAGACGGTCATCGAGGTGGCCGACGTGGCATGGAAAGCCATGGAATTTACCCACCACCATCATCCTCATCTCAATTACCACCACGTAAATCACGATGAACACACCAATCATCTTTCAGTAGACGAAGAATTGGAGTCTTTAAGATCCGAGAATCAACGTTTGAAGAACCAACTCCAGCAGAATTTGAAACTTCTTCAAAATTTATCGGAATCCCCTTGCTTAATGAACGATTGCCCACCTGAT CTATACACTCGCCTAGTTGCAACTGTGGATTCTGAAAATTTCCTGGCTCGACTTAAAGCCCTTCAACTGGCATCAGCCAACAAAACAAGCATTGAATTCCCCTTCAAAGAGGCTACAG AGAATGATGTGAGTTGTGCTGAAATTCTGGTTAATGTTTCCCATGACGAACCTAGTTGGTGGGTATGGGTCACGGAAGAAATGGTTCCGAACAATGTTGAAGAACGGAGTGGAATTGATGATGAAAATTATGTAGTTGTTACTGAGGAACATGTGGTGGATGGGGTTGCTTTCTTTATGGCTAAATGCATTTTATCAAACCCAAAAGCTCAG AACTTGACGCCAGAGGCCTTACAGGAGA CTCTGGCAAAAGCATTGGCTGGAATGAGCAAATGGGAGAAGGCTTTAGATATCTGGCATGCAGGACAACTTTTTTATGCCCTTGCTACCTGGGGACTCGCGCTTTGGGG GTTGTACCGTAGTCGAGCCGTGGTGAAACTTGCTGCAAAAGGAGTCCACAAAACCAGCAAAGCCATTTTAAGGGCACTATGA